One Oscillospiraceae bacterium DNA segment encodes these proteins:
- a CDS encoding flippase-like domain-containing protein, which produces MIDFIKKKLNIIIILLSALILVVCVFVVDNPKNLFNALTTAKPLWLICAFLCIACSWICEGAQLKFIANGIKSKLSFLNCIRNTMIGQLFNCITPFATGGQPMQIYHLTKNKVTLGEASCILLARFAVYQFALTAWSFIAVISKFYFFSDKISGFGYISFIGFTINTVVFIILLCVAFFPIFTRKAANILIKLLAKLKFIKVQKIEEKINNELEVFYRDFSVLKKNLKILIMPVIMAFLQLGFFFTIPFFVCMSLGAQSIDWYTIFCAAAYVLMISSFVPLPGGSGGAEGGFFVFFKVFISQNGLLTVAILLWRFFTFYLPIIVGTVFSRNIRKES; this is translated from the coding sequence ATGATTGATTTTATAAAGAAAAAATTGAATATCATAATAATCCTTTTATCAGCGCTGATACTTGTGGTTTGCGTTTTTGTTGTAGACAATCCTAAAAATCTTTTTAATGCTCTTACAACAGCAAAGCCTTTATGGCTTATTTGTGCTTTTTTATGTATTGCTTGCAGTTGGATATGTGAAGGGGCACAGCTAAAGTTTATTGCTAACGGAATAAAGAGCAAGCTTTCTTTTTTAAACTGTATCAGAAATACAATGATAGGTCAGCTTTTTAACTGTATAACCCCGTTTGCTACAGGCGGTCAGCCAATGCAGATATATCATCTCACAAAAAATAAAGTAACCTTAGGAGAAGCCTCTTGCATATTGCTTGCCCGTTTTGCAGTTTATCAATTTGCTTTAACGGCGTGGTCTTTTATTGCAGTTATAAGTAAATTTTACTTTTTTTCAGATAAAATATCAGGCTTTGGCTACATATCGTTTATAGGATTTACTATAAATACCGTTGTGTTTATTATTCTTCTATGTGTTGCTTTTTTCCCGATTTTTACACGAAAAGCGGCTAATATACTCATTAAGCTTTTAGCTAAGTTGAAATTTATAAAGGTTCAAAAAATAGAAGAAAAAATAAATAACGAGTTAGAAGTTTTTTACAGAGATTTTTCTGTTTTGAAAAAGAATTTAAAAATATTGATAATGCCTGTAATTATGGCATTTTTGCAATTAGGCTTTTTCTTTACAATTCCTTTTTTTGTATGTATGTCCTTAGGGGCTCAGAGTATAGATTGGTATACTATTTTCTGTGCAGCGGCATATGTGCTTATGATTTCTTCTTTTGTCCCGTTACCCGGAGGCTCGGGAGGAGCAGAAGGCGGATTTTTTGTTTTTTTCAAAGTGTTTATTTCTCAAAACGGTCTTTTGACAGTAGCTATTTTGTTGTGGAGATTTTTTACTTTTTATTTACCTATTATAGTAGGAACGGTTTTCTCAAGAAATATAAGAAAGGAAAGCTGA
- a CDS encoding cation:proton antiporter produces the protein MTDNTLLILGIILFSGLIFGRLAKLIKLPNVTGYLVAGLILGPYCLKIISENTASSFNIISEVALGFIAFSVGSEFKISYLKKVGITPLIIAITEAFGAIILVAAGLIAFGFDISFSIVLASIASATAPAATIMVVRQYKAKGPLTDTLLTVVALDDAVALMGFGIAVAAANAINGVSESLVMTLITPLAEIFGALVIGAILGILFNIPLRFFKKDGNRLVAIYGFIFIGVAISQLVNVSSLLLLMSTGFVLVNMNRESASVMKITDYVTPPIFLMFFVVSGAELNLSVLSQIGLVGVLYIVLRVVGKMLGAAFGGMIMKAPKTVVKYLGPTLVPQAGVAIGLSLIATTVVPEYGQTIRAVILCATFIYELVGPLLAKVSLKAAGEINS, from the coding sequence ATGACTGATAATACCCTTCTTATTTTAGGCATAATTCTTTTTTCGGGACTTATTTTCGGAAGACTTGCAAAGCTTATAAAGCTTCCGAATGTTACAGGATATCTTGTAGCGGGACTGATTTTAGGACCGTATTGTTTAAAAATTATTTCGGAAAATACAGCATCTTCTTTTAATATAATTTCAGAGGTAGCTTTAGGCTTTATTGCTTTTTCTGTAGGTAGTGAATTTAAAATTTCTTATTTGAAAAAAGTCGGAATTACGCCGCTTATAATTGCGATTACCGAAGCCTTCGGAGCTATTATTTTGGTGGCAGCGGGATTGATCGCTTTTGGCTTTGATATTTCCTTTTCCATTGTGCTGGCTTCTATAGCATCAGCTACGGCGCCTGCGGCAACTATTATGGTTGTACGTCAGTATAAGGCAAAAGGACCTCTTACAGATACATTACTTACTGTTGTTGCCCTTGACGATGCAGTTGCGCTTATGGGCTTTGGAATAGCTGTCGCTGCGGCAAATGCTATAAACGGAGTATCCGAATCCCTTGTTATGACACTTATTACGCCTCTTGCTGAAATATTTGGAGCTCTTGTAATAGGCGCAATATTGGGAATTCTTTTCAATATTCCTTTGAGATTTTTCAAAAAAGACGGAAACAGATTAGTGGCAATATACGGATTTATTTTTATAGGCGTTGCAATTTCTCAGCTTGTAAATGTTTCATCTCTTTTGCTATTGATGTCTACAGGCTTTGTTTTGGTAAATATGAACAGAGAAAGCGCATCGGTAATGAAAATAACAGATTATGTAACACCGCCGATTTTTCTTATGTTTTTTGTAGTTTCCGGTGCAGAGCTTAATCTTTCGGTATTGAGTCAGATTGGTCTTGTGGGAGTGCTTTATATAGTTTTGAGAGTAGTCGGAAAAATGCTTGGTGCGGCTTTTGGCGGAATGATAATGAAAGCGCCTAAAACAGTTGTAAAATATTTAGGTCCTACGCTTGTTCCTCAAGCGGGTGTTGCTATCGGTCTTTCTCTTATAGCAACTACAGTTGTTCCTGAGTATGGACAAACGATAAGGGCTGTTATTCTTTGTGCAACGTTTATCTATGAGCTTGTAGGTCCGCTGTTAGCAAAAGTTTCACTTAAGGCAGCAGGAGAAATAAACTCATAA